From a region of the Gossypium raimondii isolate GPD5lz chromosome 10, ASM2569854v1, whole genome shotgun sequence genome:
- the LOC105777100 gene encoding berberine bridge enzyme-like 8: MGFQSLVIIFLLCISMANSDHLKQNKTILQCLTDHSIASPSISSVTFFPTDPSFTSTLQSYTRNLRFTSTTTPKPLFIVVPSHVSHIQASIICCKTHGLEMRIRSGGHDYDGLSYVSKAPFMILDLFNLRSVIVDNGTAWVESGATLGELFYAISQKSKIHGFPAGVCPTVGVGGHFSGGGYGNMMRKFGLSVDNVIDAKLVDVNGNVLDRESMGEDLFWAIKGGGGASFGIIISWKIKLVSVPEIVTVFKIEKTLEQGVTGIVHKWQYIADKIDPNLFIRVVLLPVNKKHLQSIKAKFIGLFLGNGQELSSLMNEAFPELGLSFDQCIEMSWIESILFWSNYPKGTSLDVLLDRQPQQEKYLKKKSDYVQEPISKENLEGIWNKMIELKRPALTLNPYGGKMSEISEFETPFPHRAGNIYKIQYSVTWKDDGVEASGRSLDQIRKLYDYMTPYVSKSPRSSYLNYRDVDIGINENGNASYSEGVIWGRKYFKGNFERLVQVKSKVDPGNFFRYEQSIPCLGSWKSITAE, translated from the coding sequence ATGGGTTTTCAGTCACTTGTCATCATCTTTCTACTTTGTATTTCAATGGCGAACTCAGATCATCTTAAGCAAAACAAAACCATCCTTCAATGCCTTACCGATCATTCCATAGCTTCCCCTTCGATCTCTTCAGTTACCTTCTTCCCCACCGATCCTTCTTTCACATCCACTTTGCAATCATACACTAGAAACCTCAGGTTCACCTCCACCACTACCCCTAAACCTCTGTTCATCGTGGTTCCTTCCCACGTCTCTCACATTCAAGCTTCCATCATTTGCTGCAAAACCCATGGTTTAGAAATGAGGATCCGTAGTGGTGGACACGACTACGATGGTCTTTCGTATGTATCTAAAGCCCCATTCATGATCCTTGACTTGTTTAACCTTCGATCTGTGATTGTCGACAATGGAACAGCTTGGGTTGAATCAGGTGCTACTTTGGGTGAACTTTTTTATGCCATTAGtcaaaaaagtaaaattcatGGTTTCCCTGCTGGTGTTTGTCCTACAGTGGGTGTTGGTGGTCATTTTAGTGGTGGTGGTTATGGCAACATGATGAGGAAATTTGGGTTATCTGTTGATAATGTTATTGATGCAAAGCTTGTTGATGTTAATGGCAATGTTTTAGATCGAGAATCAATGGGGGAAGACTTGTTTTGGGCTATTAAAGGAGGTGGCGGAGCTAGCTTTGGTATCATCATTTCATGGAAAATCAAGTTAGTTTCTGTACCTGAAATTGTTactgtttttaaaattgaaaaaactttAGAACAAGGTGTAACTGGTATTGTTCATAAATGGCAATACATAGCTGATAAAATAGATCCAAACTTGTTCATTAGAGTTGTTTTATTACCTGTGAATAAAAAACATTTGCAGTCCATTAAAGCTAAGTTCATTGGATTGTTTCTTGGGAATGGTCAAGAACTGAGTTCATTAATGAATGAAGCATTCCCTGAATTGGGTTTATCATTTGACCAATGTATTGAAATGAGTTGGATTGAATCAATCTTGTTTTGGTCTAATTATCCTAAAGGAACATCCTTGGATGTGTTGCTTGATAGACAACCTCAACAAGAAAAGtacttgaaaaagaaatcaGATTATGTGCAAGAACCAATTTCAAAGGAGAATCTTGAAGGGATTTGGAACAAAATGATTGAACTTAAAAGACCTGCGTTGACTTTGAATCCTTATGGTGGGAAAATGAGTGAGATTTCGGAGTTCGAAACCCCATTTCCTCATCGAGCAGGGAACATATACAAAATCCAATACTCGGTGACTTGGAAAGACGATGGTGTCGAGGCTTCTGGTCGTAGTTTAGATCAGATTAGGAAGCTTTATGATTATATGACTCCATATGTATCAAAATCTCCAAGGAGTTCATATCTGAATTACAGAGATGTGGATATAGGGATTAATGAAAATGGCAATGCAAGCTACTCAGAGGGTGTTATATGGGGAAGAAAGTATTTTAAAGGGAATTTTGAGAGATTGGTGCAAGTGAAAAGTAAGGTAGATCCTGGTAACTTTTTTAGATATGAACAAAGTATTCCATGTCTTGGATCTTGGAAGAGTATAACGGCAGAATAA
- the LOC105777101 gene encoding protein NSP-INTERACTING KINASE 3, translating into MASILITCLLLMFIAYFEPTLPATVIEDLANLHPPSNFNTTIVSNCLKNPSLRYCGSSPMDLDAIFKFTIVASHLCNESKNPNCVESFPKINLRNRPKITPLYLSFTFFWKYCPVTILSIDLSNNSLKGTFPIDVLFCTQIHVLDLSHNGLSGDVPIQRLSCVTNLTILNLSYNHFSEIKISDSWFFRRFNSSCFFNSGILPSHGRYKIKAVMLLLGFPLVVVFTVGGLWWLCFRRPDFLPRVLQNERKFTTVMLKAATNRFSKKNMVGKGDGFVMYRGILRDGTQVRIEIYSNNRGNHREYVEECKVLVQLRHRNLVKVYGWCSNRNIRALVTEWIGRVSIETWLSESAPCWKHRYKVLVGVLKAMCYLHEQWPEIGCDIKTSSLLLHENGDPLIARFRVGENSTSNKIHRFGILVLEMMTDQTLQEEFKGDETGFVEYVKMLYPRKLQKVLDERMKLTENTFDETRQTICIGLTCADHQTCQQLSIGQIYNMIIKVHPRTNTY; encoded by the exons ATGGCTTCCATACTCATTACATGTCTTCTTCTCATGTTCATCGCTTACTTTGAACCAACATTACCCGCAACAGTCATAGAAGACCTTGCAAATTTACACCCACCCTCCAATTTCAACACCACCATCGTTTCAAACTGTTTAAAAAACCCATCTCTAAGGTACTGTGGTTCATCTCCTATGGACCTTGATGCCATCTTTAAGTTCACCATTGTGGCTAGTCACCTATGTAATGAGTCGAAGAATCCCAACTGTGTCGAATCGTTCCCTAAAATCAATCTTCGAAACCGTCCTAAGATCACCCCACTTTACTTATCCTTCACTTTTTTTTGGAAATACTGCCCCGTTACTATACTTTCCATTGATCTTTCTAATAATTCTCTGAAGGGTACTTTCCCTAttgatgttttgttttgtaCACAAATCCATGTTCTTGATTTGAGCCATAATGGACTTTCAGGGGATGTCCCAATCCAAAGGTTGTCCTGTGTCACTAATCTTACCATTCTTAATCTTTCGTATAATCATTTCTCGGAGATTAAGATATCAGATTCTTGGTTCTTCAGACGGTTTAACTCTTCATGTTTTTTTAACTCTGGGATCTTACCGAGTCATGGGAGGTATAAGATAAAGGCTGTGATGTTATTGCTTGGGTTTCCCTTGGTTGTTGTATTCACGGTGGGTGGCTTGTGGTGGTTGTGTTTTCGAAGGCCGGATTTCTTACCGAGAGTGCTTCAGAACGAGCGTAAGTTCACAACCGTAATGTTGAAAGCGGCCACCAACAGATTCTCGAAGAAGAATATGGTTGGAAAAGGAGATGGTTTCGTTATGTATAGAGGGATCTTAAGGGACGGAACTCAAGTGAGGATCGAAATCTATTCGAATAATAGGGGAAACCATAGGGAGTATGTTGAGGAATGCAAAGTTTTGGTTCAGTTGCGCCATAGGAACTTGGTGAAAGTTTATGGTTGGTGTAGTAATCGGAACATAAGGGCCCTTGTCACTGAATGGATCGGCCGAGTGAGTATTGAGACGTGGTTGTCAGAATCAGCTCCGTGCTGGAAACATAGGTACAAAGTATTGGTGGGAGTTCTGAAAGCAATGTGTTATCTTCACGAACAATGGCCTGAGATTGGTTGTGATATAAAAACAAGCAGCCTTTTGCTACATGAAAATGGAGACCCTTTGATTGCACGGTTTAGGGTCGGCGAAAACAGCACCTCAAACA AAATTCACAGGTTTGGGATTTTGGTGCTGGAGATGATGACGGACCAAACACTGCAGGAAGAATTCAAAGGGGACGAAACAGGGTTCGTTGAGTATGTTAAAATGCTGTACCCTAGAAAGTTGCAGAAGGTGCTTGATGAGAGGATGAAACTGACAGAGAATACATTTGATGAAACCAGACAGACAATATGTATTGGATTAACATGTGCAGATCATCAAACATGTCAGCAACTTAGCATCGGTCAGATTTATAACATGATCATCAAAGTCCACCCTCGTACTAACACATATTAA
- the LOC105775926 gene encoding berberine bridge enzyme-like 10 encodes MLNPKCFNFLTLFISLLSLPSPTISQSSSLTNFLHCLHYGSDPIVSQSIYIASNPAFQTILQARIKNRRFLNPETLKPVAIVVPTRIDHVQGTVICAKDNGLQVRIRSGGHDYEGLSYRSNVTFIILDMSNFRSIDIDVKTETAWVQSGATLGELYYHIANKTNMHGFPSGVCPTVGIGGHFSGGGYGNLMRKYGLSVDNILDIIAVDALGNVHDRASMGEDLFWAIRGGGAASFAVVVSYKIKLVRVPNKVTVFRKGFTLEQGPTDLVHKWQQVAPNINEEFFIKVKLEPSFINGNQTVTATFIGFFLGRREKLLPIISKTFPELNLTQQDCHEMRWVETTLFWAGFPIGTPIETLLNRTIWTPLFFKNKSDYVKNVIPKESLNKIWKMTMAMMNRNDINKTRFDLECSPYGGKMNVIPESNTPFPHRKGNLFLIQYAFSWTDEGNNVSFNNIKKLRKLYDGMAPYVSKDPRECFLNYRDLDIGSNRSNETSFDDAKIYGRKYFKDNYTRLTKVKASVDPNNFFKYEQSIPPIK; translated from the coding sequence ATGTTGAATCCCAagtgctttaattttttaacccttttcatttcattactATCTTTACCATCTCCAACAATTTCCCAATCTTCATCATTAACCAATTTCCTTCATTGCCTTCATTACGGATCCGATCCGATAGTCTCTCAATCAATTTACATCGCTTCGAACCCTGCTTTCCAAACTATCCTACAAGCACGTATCAAAAACCGTCGGTTTTTGAACCCCGAAACGCTGAAACCGGTTGCCATCGTAGTGCCTACACGTATCGACCATGTCCAAGGGACTGTTATATGTGCAAAGGACAACGGTTTGCAGGTCAGGATACGAAGCGGTGGCCATGATTATGAAGGACTTTCGTATAGATCAAATGTTACCTTCATCATCCTCGACATGTCCAATTTTCGATCCATTGACATCGATGTAAAAACTGAAACCGCTTGGGTTCAATCTGGTGCAACGTTGGGAGAGCTTTACTACCACATTGctaacaaaacaaacatgcacgGTTTCCCTTCGGGAGTTTGTCCTACTGTCGGGATCGGTGGTCATTTTAGCGGAGGAGGGTACGGGAACTTGATGAGAAAATATGGGCTCTCGGTGGATAACATTCTCGATATTATCGCCGTCGACGCCCTCGGCAACGTCCATGATAGAGCCTCAATGGGTGAAGATCTATTTTGGGCTATTAGAGGAGGTGGTGCTGCTAGCTTTGCCGTCGTTGTTTCATATAAGATCAAGCTTGTTCGTGTCCCAAATAAAGTGACCGTATTCAGAAAAGGGTTCACTTTAGAACAAGGGCCTACTGATTTGGTTCATAAATGGCAACAAGTAGCACCAAATATCAACGAAGAGTTCTTCATAAAAGTGAAATTAGAGCCATCGTTTATCAACGGAAACCAGACGGTAACGGCTACTTTCATCGGTTTCTTCCTCGGGCGACGTGAAAAGCTTCTTCCTATTATAAGCAAAACCTTTCCGGAGTTGAATTTAACCCAACAAGACTGCCATGAAATGAGATGGGTCGAAACAACACTATTTTGGGCTGGTTTCCCTATAGGAACACCGATTGAAACATTACTCAATAGAACAATATGGAcacctttatttttcaaaaacaaatcaGATTACGTCAAAAATGTCATACCCAAAGAGAGTTTAAACAAGATATGGAAGATGACAATGGCGATGATGAACAGAAatgacataaataaaacaaggtTCGATTTGGAATGTAGTCCTTATGGTGGGAAAATGAACGTAATCCCAGAATCCAACACTCCATTTCCTCATAGAAAAGGTAACTTATTTTTGATTCAATATGCGTTTTCATGGACTGATGAAGGGAACAATGTGAGCTTCAACAACATTAAGAAATTAAGGAAATTATACGATGGGATGGCTCCTTATGTGTCCAAAGATCCAAGGGAATGCTTTCTTAATTACAGGGATCTTGATATTGGAAGCAACCGAAGCAACGAGACTAGTTTTGATGATGCTAAAATCTATGGGaggaaatattttaaagataattatacGAGGTTGACGAAGGTGAAGGCTAGTGTTGAtcctaataatttctttaagTATGAACAAAGTATTCCTCCTATTAAGTAA
- the LOC105775022 gene encoding berberine bridge enzyme-like 7 has product MKISSSIFPIISIFILLSISSVTPSDSDDFDDFFQCLPKQSDSSIPITDAILTPNNSSFQYIYQLRANNLRTFLSATSRPVAIITALHPSHAQAAVICAKRHDFQLRIRSGGHDYEGLSYTSDVPFVILDMFNLNSIDIDMSTETAWVQAGATTGELYYRIAEKSNVHGFPSGVCTTLGIGGHFSGGGYGFLIRKYGLSIDNVIDAQLIDANGRILNRKSMGEDVFWAIRGGGTTSFGIILSWRIKLVRVPPRVTVFTVQRTLEQGATELAYRWQQVAPKLPKDLFIRLQPEPINNGGNNKTVRVSFIGHFLGQADGLLRLMNVSFPELGLTRNDCLEMSWVESTLYWAGFSNGSSIDVLLDRVAVNKVFAKEKSDYYKAVIPKQGLETLWQVLMDIEDIFVQMNPYGGRMEEISDSETAFAHRAGNLFKVLYGIQWSESEGGVNATARYVELSRRLYNAMAPYASSNPREAFINYRDLDIGSNESDETDFEDAKEYGAKYFRNNFIRLADVKAKIDPKNFFKNEQSIPPLPSH; this is encoded by the coding sequence atgaaaatttcaagcTCCATCTTTCCCatcatttcaattttcattttgttatcGATTTCATCTGTAACACCTTCCGATTCAGATGATTTCGATGATTTTTTTCAATGTTTGCCTAAACAATCTGACTCTTCTATTCCGATTACCGATGCAATTTTAACCCCCAACAATTcatcttttcaatatatataccaattacgTGCTAATAATCTTCGAACTTTTTTATCAGCAACTTCGAGACCGGTGGCCATTATAACTGCTCTACATCCATCTCATGCACAAGCCGCTGTCATTTGCGCCAAGCGACATGATTTTCAACTAAGGATTCGAAGTGGTGGTCATGATTACGAGGGACTTTCGTACACTTCTGATGTCCCGTTTGTTATTCTCGATATGTTCAACCTAAACTCTATAGACATCGACATGTCGACTGAGACGGCGTGGGTTCAAGCAGGAGCTACTACCGGCGAACTTTATTATAGGATAGCCGAGAAGAGCAATGTCCATGGGTTCCCATCTGGTGTTTGTACCACTCTAGGCATTGGTGGACACTTCAGTGGAGGTGGGTATgggtttttaattagaaaatacgGGCTTTCCATTGATAATGTCATTGATGCACAGTTGATCGACGCTAATGGTCGAATCCTTAACCGTAAATCGATGGGGGAAGATGTGTTTTGGGCAATAAGAGGCGGTGGAACAACTAGCTTTGGTATCATCCTTTCATGGCGGATCAAGTTGGTTCGTGTCCCACCTAGGGTCACTGTTTTCACCGTGCAAAGGACCTTGGAACAAGGCGCAACGGAGCTGGCTTATCGTTGGCAACAAGTTGCCCCTAAACTGCCCAAAGATCTCTTCATTAGACTCCAGCCTGAACCTATCAATAATGGTGGAAACAATAAAACTGTTAGGGTTTCATTCATCGGTCATTTTCTTGGACAAGCTGATGGACTTTTACGATTAATGAACGTAAGCTTTCCCGAATTGGGTTTGACACGAAATGATTGTTTAGAGATGAGTTGGGTGGAATCGACCTTATACTGGGCTGGTTTCTCCAATGGATCCTCCATTGATGTGTTGCTTGATAGAGTAGCAGTAAACAAAGTGTTCGCCAAGGAGAAGTCCGATTACTACAAAGCAGTGATCCCTAAACAAGGGTTGGAAACCTTATGGCAAGTGTTGATGGACATTGAAGACATCTTTGTCCAGATGAACCCTTACGGCGGAAGAATGGAAGAGATTTCGGACTCGGAGACCGCGTTCGCGCACCGAGCCGGGAACCTCTTCAAGGTGTTATACGGGATCCAATGGTCCGAGTCCGAAGGAGGGGTAAATGCCACAGCGCGTTACGTCGAGCTATCGAGGAGGTTGTACAATGCAATGGCCCCGTACGCGTCAAGCAACCCGAGGGAAGCGTTTATCAACTACCGAGACCTCGACATCGGCAGCAATGAAAGCGACGAGACGGACTTCGAGGATGCAAAAGAATACGGGGCAAAATATTTTCGTAACAATTTCATAAGACTAGCGGATGTGAAAGCCAAGATAGATCCCAAGAATTTCTTCAAGAACGAGCAAAGCATACCGCCATTGCCATCTCATTGA
- the LOC105775084 gene encoding berberine bridge enzyme-like 7: MKISSSIFSLISIFILLLISSATSSDFDDFIRCLPQQSNSSLPITDAILTPNNSTFQSIYQLRANNLRTFLSATSRPVAIITALHPSHAQAAVICAKRHDFQLRIRSGGHDFEGLSYTSDVPFVILDMFNLNSIDIDMSTETAWVQAGATTGELYYRIAEKSNVHGFPSGVCTTLGIGGHFSGGGYGFLMRKYGVSIDNVIDAQLIDANGRILNRKSMGEDVFWAIRGGGTTSFGIILSWRIKLVRVPPRVTVFTVQRTLEQGATELAYRWQQVAPKLPKDLFIRLQPEPINNGGNNKTVRVSFIGHFLGQADGLLRLMNVSFPELGLTRNDCLEMSWVESTLYWANFPNGTSIDVLLDRVQENRVFSKSKSDYYKALIPKQGLETLWQGLMDIEDIFVQMNPYGGRMEEISDSETAFAHRAGNLFMVLYGIQWSESDGGINATERYVEMSRRLYDAMAPYASSNPREAFLNYRDLDIGSNESDETDFEDAQEYGAKYFRNNFIRLANAKATIDPENFFKNEQSIPPLPH; the protein is encoded by the coding sequence atgaaaatttcaagcTCCATCTTTTCCCTTATTTCAatcttcattttattattgatttcatcAGCCACATCTTccgattttgatgattttattcGATGCCTTCCTCAACAGTCTAATTCTTCTCTTCCGATCACCGATGCAATATTAACTCCCAACAATTCGACTTTCCAATCTATATACCAATTACGTGCTAATAATCTTCGAACTTTTTTATCAGCAACTTCGAGACCGGTGGCCATTATAACCGCTCTACATCCATCCCATGCACAAGCCGCTGTCATTTGCGCCAAGAGACATGATTTTCAACTAAGGATTCGAAGTGGTGGTCATGATTTTGAGGGACTTTCGTACACTTCTGATGTCCCGTTTGTTATCCTCGATATGTTCAATCTAAACTCTATAGATATCGACATGTCGACTGAGACGGCGTGGGTTCAAGCAGGAGCTACTACCGGCGAACTTTATTATAGGATAGCCGAGAAGAGCAATGTCCATGGGTTCCCATCTGGTGTTTGTACCACTCTAGGCATCGGTGGACACTTCAGTGGAGGTGGGTATGGATTTTTAATGAGAAAATACGGGGTTTCCATTGATAATGTCATTGATGCACAGTTGATTGACGCTAATGGTCGAATCCTTAACCGTAAATCAATGGGGGAAGATGTGTTTTGGGCTATAAGAGGCGGTGGAACTACAAGCTTTGGTATCATCCTTTCATGGCGGATCAAGCTGGTTCGTGTTCCACCTAGGGTCACTGTTTTCACCGTGCAAAGGACCTTGGAACAAGGCGCAACGGAGCTGGCTTATCGTTGGCAACAAGTTGCCCCTAAGCTACCCAAAGATCTCTTCATTAGACTCCAGCCTGAACCTATCAACAATGGTGGAAACAATAAAACCGTTAGGGTTTCATTCATCGGCCATTTTCTGGGACAAGCTGATGGACTTTTACGATTAATGAACGTAAGCTTCCCCGAATTGGGATTGACCCGAAATGACTGTTTAGAGATGAGTTGGGTGGAATCGACCTTATACTGGGCGAATTTCCCCAATGGAACCTCCATTGATGTGTTGCTCGATAGAGTTCAAGAAAACAGAGTGTTCTCCAAGAGCAAGTCCGATTACTACAAAGCATTGATCCCCAAACAAGGGTTAGAGACCTTATGGCAAGGATTAATGGACATTGAAGACATCTTCGTCCAGATGAACCCTTACGGTGGGCGAATGGAAGAGATTTCGGACTCGGAGACCGCGTTTGCACACCGAGCCGGAAACCTCTTCATGGTGCTGTACGGGATCCAATGGTCCGAGTCTGACGGAGGGATCAACGCCACGGAACGTTACGTTGAGATGTCGAGGAGGTTGTACGACGCAATGGCCCCGTACGCATCGAGCAACCCAAGAGAGGCGTTTCTCAACTACCGAGACCTCGACATTGGCAGCAACGAAAGCGACGAGACGGATTTCGAGGATGCTCAAGAATACGGCGCTAAATATTTCCGAAACAATTTCATAAGACTAGCAAATGCAAAAGCCACGATCGATCCCGAGAATTTCTTCAAGAACGAGCAAAGCATACCACCATTGCCTCATTGA